A stretch of DNA from Campylobacter concisus:
CTATCTCGTATTGTTTTTAAATTCAAGAGAACTTGTTTGCTAAAACAAAATTTTGAGCCATTTTTGAAGTTACACTTTCTTTTAAAACAAGATAGTTTTTGCTGATAAATTTGATAACTTTATAAATTTAGATAAAAGTAGAAATTTAAAGGCGGGAAAGCCCCGCCAGATATTATTTATGAAGCTCTTTTGTGTAAAACTCAACTGAGCCAAGACCCTCTTTTAGCGCCCACTCGTAAGCTTGGCTTACAAATTCCCAGTTTATATTCTCATAAAATGTCTCTAGGTATTTTGGGCGAGCGTTGAAGTTGTCGATGTAGTAAGCATGCTCCCAAACGTCAACAACTAGAAGCGGCACTTTACCGTCACTCACTGGAGTTTTTGCATTGCTAGTTTGTACGATCTCTAGCTTTTTGTTGCTTAGATCAAATACAAGCCACGTCCAGCCTGAGCCAAAAAGTGTTGTAGCTGCTTTTAAAAATTCCTCTTTGAAATTTGCAAAATTTGCTTCGATCGCAGCTTTTAACTCGCTTGACATCTCGCTTTTTTTAGCGATGCAGTCCCAGTAAAAGTCGTGGTTGTAAACTTGAGCAACATTGTTATAAAGCCCACCTTCGCTATTTGTTAGAATTTCATAAAAAGATGCGTTGGCAAATTTTGTATCTTTTATAAGATTGTTTAAATTTGCTACGTAAGTTGCATGATGCTTGCCATAGTGGTATTCACAGGTTTTTGCGCTAACTACTGCATTGCTATTTGCATCAAATGGAAGTTTTCTAAGTTCAAACATAATAATTCCTTAATAATAAAATTTGTTGTTTTGTATTATAGCCATAAAAAATTAATAAATAAAAATCTTTTAAATTTAGCCGCAAAATATAGGCTAAATTTAAGCAAGACTAAACTTACATTTTTTGGCGGGCTTTTAAACTTATAGAAAAAAATTTAGAGCAAAATATCCCATGCATTTGTTTAAATGGATTCAAAAATTTATTAAAAGTAAAAATAAAATAAATTTTATGTGTAAAAAAGTAACAAATATACTTTAAAAGTTTAGTTATTAAAAAACTATAAAAATTTTTTAAAAATATAAATTGGCTTTTAAAAGCACATTTGTTACTAAAATACACATATAAAAATAAATAGCTGTGAATTTACGAAACAAAATTTCTAAAATTTTATTTTTGAAATTTATAATGCGTTTAACAAAACCATTACAAAGGATAAAAGATGAAATTCTTACAAGCTTTACTTTTCACTTGTGCCATCAGTGGCTTAGCATTTGGTGCAGACAAGGTCTATACGATCAAATTTGCTCACGTTGTTGCAGCTTCTACGCCAAAGGGCAAGGCGGCTGACTTTTTTGCTAAACGTGCCGAGGAGCTAAGTGGCGGTAAACTAAAAGTTCAAGTCTTCCCATCAGCTCAGCTACTTGATGATGATAGAGTTTTTGGTGCGCTAAAGCTTGGCAACGTCCAAATGGCAGCTCCTAGTTTTTCTAAATTTACACCTATCGTGCCGCAGTTTCAGCTATTTGACCTGCCTTTCATCTTTAAAGATGCAGAGCACCTTCATAAGGTCCAAGATGGAGAGGTCGGCGAGGAGCTAAAAGGCCTTGTGACTAAGAAGGGCTTTGTGGCGCTTGATTACTGGGATGCTGGATTTAAGCATTTTAGCTCAAGCAAAAAACCAGTTCTTGTGCCAGAAGATGCAAAAGGACAAAAATTTAGAATCCAAAGCTCAAAGGTACTTGAAGAACAGATCAAAGTAGTTGGTGGCAACCCACAAGTTCTGCCATTTTCAGAGGTTTACTCTGCACTTCAACAAGGCGTAGTTGATGCGACAGAAAACCCACTTTCAAATTTCTATAACTCAAAATTTCACGAAGTTCAAAGCTCGCTTACACTTTCAAGTCATGGATATTTGGGCTATTTAGTCGTTATGAGTGATAAATTTTGGAGCAAGCTACCAGATGATCTAAAAGCAAATGTAAAACAAGCTCTAAGCGAAGCAACAGCTTTCGAGAGAGAAGAGACAGCAAAAGAGGACGCTCACGTCATAGCTGAGCTTGAAAAATACATCGCTGCTAGTAAAAAACTAGAAATTTATAAGATAGATGATACACAAAAGGCTGAGTGGCAGAAGGTTATGCAATCAATCTATCCTAAATTTTATGATGTTATCGGTAAAGACCTCATAGAAAAGACTCTTGGGACAAAATAATGAAGAGTTTTTTTAATGTCCTTGATATAGCGATAGCCTCACTAAATAAAACTATCGCAGTAGTTGGGCTCGCAAGTGGAACATTGCTAGCCTTTGCAAATGTTATGGCTAGATATTTTTTCGATAAAAGCTGGTCTTGGGCAAGCGAGCTATCAAACTATCTTTTTATCTGGTCGGCGTTTTTTGCCGCGGCATACGGCTTTAATAAGGGCATTCACGTCAGTGTAACTATTTTGGTGGAAAAATTTCCACCAGCGCTCGCGAAAGCATGCCTGCTCTTTTCACACATCTTAACAACTGTCTTTTTGATATTTATCGCAGTTTATTCGATTGATTATCTCAAAATTTTGCACGAGATCGAGCAGATGATAATAGACCTTGGCATACCTCAATGGGTCCCTATGCTAGTGCTTCCAATAGCCTTCGTCACAGCTAGCTACCGCTCTGCTGAAAAAGCTATCAAAGTAGCTCTAACTCCAGCAGCAAAGGTCGTAAGCAACGAAGCGCACGAGCTAGCTCATGGTAGCGTAGTCAAAGACTAAGGAGAAAAAGATGACAATAGCATTTTTATTTATCCTGCTTTTTGCACTGATGCTAATAGGCGTGCCAGTCGCGGTTTCGCTAGGCACAAGCACCGTTTTGACGATGATATTTTTTACAGACATAGACATCGCTACGATCCCGCAGCTCATATTTGATGGTATCAATAAATTTTCGCTAATGGCGATACCGATGTTTATCTTGGCTGGAAATTTACTAAGTAAAGGCGGCTCAGCAAGGCGTATCATCGACTTTGCAAAGTCTATGGTCGGACACTTGCCAGGTGGCTTGCCTATGAGTGCGATATTTGCCTGCATCATCTTTGCAGCGGTCTCTGGAAGCTCGCCTGCGACGGTTGTAGCCATTGGCTCAATTATGTTTGCAGCTATAAAAGAGGCCGGCTATCCAAAAGAGTACGCAGTGGGCGGCATAACTACGGCTGGCTCGCTTGGAATTTTGATC
This window harbors:
- the sodB gene encoding superoxide dismutase [Fe], translated to MFELRKLPFDANSNAVVSAKTCEYHYGKHHATYVANLNNLIKDTKFANASFYEILTNSEGGLYNNVAQVYNHDFYWDCIAKKSEMSSELKAAIEANFANFKEEFLKAATTLFGSGWTWLVFDLSNKKLEIVQTSNAKTPVSDGKVPLLVVDVWEHAYYIDNFNARPKYLETFYENINWEFVSQAYEWALKEGLGSVEFYTKELHK
- a CDS encoding DctP family TRAP transporter solute-binding subunit, which produces MKFLQALLFTCAISGLAFGADKVYTIKFAHVVAASTPKGKAADFFAKRAEELSGGKLKVQVFPSAQLLDDDRVFGALKLGNVQMAAPSFSKFTPIVPQFQLFDLPFIFKDAEHLHKVQDGEVGEELKGLVTKKGFVALDYWDAGFKHFSSSKKPVLVPEDAKGQKFRIQSSKVLEEQIKVVGGNPQVLPFSEVYSALQQGVVDATENPLSNFYNSKFHEVQSSLTLSSHGYLGYLVVMSDKFWSKLPDDLKANVKQALSEATAFEREETAKEDAHVIAELEKYIAASKKLEIYKIDDTQKAEWQKVMQSIYPKFYDVIGKDLIEKTLGTK
- a CDS encoding TRAP transporter small permease, producing the protein MKSFFNVLDIAIASLNKTIAVVGLASGTLLAFANVMARYFFDKSWSWASELSNYLFIWSAFFAAAYGFNKGIHVSVTILVEKFPPALAKACLLFSHILTTVFLIFIAVYSIDYLKILHEIEQMIIDLGIPQWVPMLVLPIAFVTASYRSAEKAIKVALTPAAKVVSNEAHELAHGSVVKD